From the genome of Actinomycetota bacterium, one region includes:
- a CDS encoding DUF951 domain-containing protein yields the protein MAVPIIPVKIGDMVRLKKPHPCGANEWEVTRVGADIKVRCAGCDRQVMMERREFDRRFRGFLGG from the coding sequence ATGGCTGTTCCCATCATACCAGTGAAGATCGGCGACATGGTGCGCCTGAAGAAACCGCATCCCTGCGGGGCCAACGAGTGGGAGGTCACGCGCGTCGGCGCCGACATCAAGGTGCGGTGCGCAGGCTGCGATCGGCAGGTCATGATGGAGCGCCGGGAGTTCGACCGGAGGTTTCGCGGGTTCCTCGGCGGATAG
- a CDS encoding V-type ATPase subunit, whose translation MVRDSLRYGHAVGRVRVRETRLLSRSHFERLLDAATFSDQLRILSDTPYGGHFDGVSSIEGLQAAMDRVRLQLHDDLLGRSGLPEPITRFFALLDGYQEARNGTAENPAEWAADIALYKEIVATAEASGCASLRELAALLADVANLKVLVRSKARGEAGSWDPEMFVPAGAITQERLVALHRLPAEEVAAQLAALDLLKGIDPQQILDPARFDVVADVVVASRMRESSALVAAGAGPVITYVVLQRIEMIVVRTLLAGVMAGVSRDLLRTRFREIFR comes from the coding sequence ATGGTCCGCGACTCGCTCCGTTATGGGCATGCAGTGGGCCGAGTCCGCGTGAGGGAGACCCGGCTGCTGTCGCGCTCGCACTTCGAGCGGCTACTGGATGCGGCGACCTTCTCGGATCAGCTTCGCATCCTGTCGGACACGCCATACGGCGGGCACTTCGACGGCGTCTCCAGCATCGAGGGATTGCAGGCTGCGATGGATCGCGTGCGACTGCAGTTGCACGACGACTTGCTGGGGCGGTCGGGGCTGCCAGAGCCGATCACGCGCTTCTTCGCACTTCTCGATGGCTATCAGGAGGCGCGTAATGGAACTGCCGAGAACCCCGCCGAGTGGGCCGCCGATATCGCACTCTACAAGGAGATAGTCGCCACTGCCGAGGCCAGCGGGTGCGCCAGCCTGCGCGAGCTTGCCGCTCTGCTGGCTGACGTCGCCAACCTGAAGGTGCTCGTGAGATCGAAAGCCAGAGGCGAAGCGGGAAGTTGGGACCCGGAGATGTTCGTTCCGGCCGGTGCGATCACCCAAGAGCGGCTAGTGGCACTCCATCGTCTACCCGCCGAGGAAGTGGCGGCGCAACTCGCCGCCCTCGATCTCCTCAAAGGAATCGATCCGCAGCAAATCCTCGATCCTGCCCGCTTCGATGTGGTCGCCGATGTGGTCGTAGCGTCGCGGATGCGAGAGTCCTCGGCGTTGGTAGCGGCAGGGGCGGGGCCCGTGATCACCTATGTGGTCCTGCAGCGCATCGAGATGATCGTAGTACGCACGCTCCTGGCTGGAGTGATGGCTGGCGTCTCCCGCGACCTGCTCAGAACCAGGTTCAGGGAGATCTTCAGATGA
- a CDS encoding M23 family metallopeptidase codes for MAAESRRLSARRHRQRTVRARLIALALLVLASSIVGWRLTAEEPSAAPSAPSAAASDPSPSIDVSAHDATSTPHFASYQDLKLYLPVEPTALVAIAYHQASGNVAQAIDSLLPDADMTLAAANRSAPRPTVTTSADGIETLQGQVLRMWRTNRRGPPNTAVDIGAAPGTTVLAPVTGRVVAIQPYRLYDAHDDHEIHIEPAGRPGVNVVLIHIADPQVSVGDSVVGGQTPIAKVRLLSNVIDHQLGDYTACGGDHVHIQVNAVSSPGDTPGVDGGS; via the coding sequence ATGGCCGCCGAATCGCGCCGCCTCTCCGCAAGGCGCCACCGCCAGCGGACTGTGCGTGCGCGGCTGATAGCGCTCGCGTTGCTGGTGCTGGCCTCGTCGATCGTGGGGTGGCGCCTAACTGCCGAGGAACCCTCTGCAGCCCCTTCGGCACCCTCGGCGGCGGCTAGCGACCCTAGCCCGAGCATCGACGTCAGCGCCCACGATGCGACCTCGACGCCTCACTTCGCTTCCTACCAGGACCTGAAGCTCTACCTGCCGGTCGAGCCAACGGCACTGGTCGCGATCGCCTACCACCAGGCCTCCGGCAACGTTGCGCAAGCCATCGATTCCCTGCTGCCTGACGCCGACATGACGCTCGCGGCCGCGAACCGCTCTGCGCCACGGCCCACGGTGACCACCTCGGCAGACGGGATCGAGACGCTGCAGGGCCAGGTCCTGCGCATGTGGCGCACCAACCGACGTGGCCCGCCAAACACCGCCGTCGACATCGGCGCAGCCCCCGGGACGACGGTCCTGGCACCGGTGACGGGTCGGGTAGTGGCCATCCAGCCGTATCGGCTGTACGACGCGCACGACGACCACGAGATCCACATCGAGCCTGCTGGACGCCCGGGCGTCAACGTTGTGCTGATACACATCGCTGATCCGCAGGTGTCTGTGGGTGACAGCGTGGTGGGCGGACAGACCCCCATCGCCAAAGTGCGCCTGCTCTCCAACGTGATCGACCACCAGCTCGGCGACTACACAGCGTGCGGCGGAGACCACGTGCACATCCAGGTCAATGCGGTGTCGAGCCCCGGCGACACCCCCGGCGTCGATGGCGGCTCGTGA
- a CDS encoding ACT domain-containing protein → MKTVLSVLGKDRVGIVAAISGALADSGANIEDIRQTIIGDIFSMTMLVTVDEDAASFEAVQTRLAEVGDELGMQVTLQREDVFHFMHRI, encoded by the coding sequence GTGAAGACGGTTCTTTCTGTGCTCGGCAAGGACAGGGTCGGTATCGTCGCGGCGATCTCCGGCGCTTTGGCCGACTCGGGCGCCAACATCGAAGACATCCGCCAGACGATAATCGGCGACATCTTCTCGATGACCATGCTCGTCACCGTCGATGAGGACGCCGCGTCTTTCGAAGCCGTGCAAACGCGCCTGGCCGAGGTCGGAGATGAGCTCGGCATGCAGGTCACTCTACAGCGCGAGGACGTCTTCCACTTCATGCACCGCATCTAA
- a CDS encoding V-type ATP synthase subunit I: protein MMAIASMLRIEVIGHRSLIAETVTLLQDIGVVDIARLDVELEGINRPALDSSHCQELDERIARAQFVEGFLGRYHVADVPFKAFISEKIHLTEDEYEALRLDEGFPELYRECEEIAARLARIDRERARLEDLIAELAPWKAVDVEISQLRESGRVAFLAGTVPLVHGPRIRQELREAAADVAVDEAGRAGDREAWVVMAYQDRIDEARSVLATNGFEEASFLYLKGRPAAEIARAREGLRNIALEQVELTQRARELESEYGRAVGRVQALLSMRDALTIRDNFVATEQAFALEGWVPGRMREAVEERLGQLDPSFEVVFKAPEQTDAVPVALENPAWLRPFEVLTDLYGRPRYGDIDPTPLLAGFFFLFFGLCIGDAGYGAVLMIACYLMKSRLDVAPGVKRFMDLMIAGGLASIIIGVLTRSYFALPAESLPTLLRYEPLIDPLRDIVWMLVASVAIGVVHVLFGVLVNVYRLIKSGDWPTAVQDDISSLLLLAAIAIAALTQQAMWLAWIGAVAVALKGRVVESLIARKFKQALLGVGKGLVGLYGITGYLSDFLSYTRLVALGLASLLVGQVMNTLAEMVSGAPWGIGLVAAALILVIGHTFNIVINILGAFVHSARLQFVEFFGKFYEAGTSNYTPFSRRSKSLVLHPAAVRKEGGKPS, encoded by the coding sequence ATGATGGCGATCGCGAGCATGCTCCGCATCGAGGTCATCGGGCACCGATCGCTGATCGCAGAGACGGTGACGCTCCTGCAAGATATCGGTGTCGTAGACATCGCGCGCCTCGATGTCGAGCTCGAGGGCATCAATCGACCCGCTCTTGACTCGTCGCACTGCCAAGAACTTGACGAGCGGATCGCCCGGGCACAGTTCGTGGAGGGTTTCCTCGGCAGATACCATGTGGCCGATGTGCCCTTCAAAGCCTTCATCTCCGAGAAGATCCATCTGACCGAGGACGAGTACGAAGCGCTTCGGCTCGACGAAGGGTTTCCGGAGCTGTATCGCGAGTGCGAAGAGATTGCGGCGAGGCTCGCGAGGATCGACAGGGAGCGAGCGCGGCTGGAGGATCTGATCGCCGAGCTGGCCCCGTGGAAAGCGGTCGATGTCGAGATATCGCAGCTCAGGGAATCTGGACGGGTCGCATTTCTGGCTGGCACGGTGCCGCTTGTACACGGACCGCGGATACGACAGGAGTTGCGTGAGGCGGCGGCGGATGTCGCCGTGGACGAGGCGGGGCGTGCAGGAGACCGCGAGGCTTGGGTCGTCATGGCATACCAAGATCGCATTGACGAGGCCCGGAGCGTTCTGGCTACGAACGGCTTCGAGGAGGCGTCGTTCCTCTATCTCAAGGGGCGACCTGCCGCCGAAATTGCGCGTGCCCGGGAGGGGTTGCGCAACATTGCCCTAGAGCAAGTCGAACTCACGCAGCGAGCGCGAGAGCTGGAATCCGAGTATGGCCGAGCGGTGGGGCGCGTTCAGGCGCTGCTCAGCATGCGGGATGCACTGACCATCCGGGACAACTTCGTCGCCACAGAGCAGGCATTCGCGCTTGAGGGTTGGGTGCCGGGGCGGATGAGAGAGGCCGTCGAGGAGCGCCTCGGGCAGCTCGACCCAAGCTTCGAAGTGGTCTTCAAGGCGCCCGAACAAACGGATGCCGTCCCAGTCGCGCTCGAGAATCCGGCATGGCTGCGTCCCTTCGAGGTATTGACCGACCTCTATGGCCGACCACGCTATGGAGACATCGACCCGACCCCGCTGCTAGCGGGATTCTTCTTCCTGTTCTTCGGATTGTGCATCGGCGATGCGGGCTACGGTGCAGTCCTGATGATCGCTTGCTACCTGATGAAGTCGCGGCTGGATGTCGCGCCCGGCGTGAAGCGGTTCATGGACCTGATGATTGCGGGTGGTCTGGCGTCGATCATCATCGGGGTGCTTACAAGGAGCTACTTCGCCCTGCCTGCCGAAAGCCTGCCGACACTCCTTCGCTACGAGCCGCTCATCGATCCGCTGCGGGATATCGTGTGGATGCTCGTCGCGTCCGTTGCAATCGGTGTGGTCCATGTCCTCTTCGGAGTGCTGGTCAACGTGTACAGGTTGATCAAGTCGGGCGATTGGCCCACGGCGGTGCAAGACGACATCTCGAGCTTGCTTCTCCTGGCGGCGATAGCGATCGCGGCGCTGACGCAACAGGCGATGTGGCTTGCATGGATCGGCGCGGTTGCCGTTGCCCTCAAGGGGCGGGTGGTCGAGTCCCTGATAGCGCGCAAGTTCAAGCAAGCACTTCTCGGCGTGGGGAAGGGCCTGGTGGGGCTCTATGGGATCACCGGGTACCTGTCGGACTTCCTGTCATACACGCGCCTTGTGGCACTGGGGCTTGCGAGTCTGCTGGTGGGACAAGTCATGAATACACTTGCCGAGATGGTCTCGGGGGCCCCTTGGGGCATCGGGTTGGTGGCAGCGGCTCTCATCCTGGTCATCGGCCATACGTTCAATATCGTCATCAACATCCTGGGGGCGTTCGTCCACTCGGCGCGCCTGCAGTTTGTGGAGTTCTTCGGCAAGTTCTATGAGGCTGGTACAAGTAATTACACGCCATTCTCCCGAAGATCCAAGTCGCTTGTTCTGCACCCGGCTGCGGTGCGGAAGGAAGGAGGGAAACCCTCGTGA
- a CDS encoding PFL family protein, with the protein MRITPEEVLETLLMVTQQNLDIRTVTLGLSLDGCAHPDTTKLADNVYSLVCRRAERLVPVAEAISREYGIPIVNRRIAVTPISQLAAACDAEDLTVVAQAMDRAAREVGVDFIGGFSALVHKGIGEGDRRVIDSIPSALSSTERVCASVNVASTRAGINMDAVLRMAEVILETAHATADNDSFGCGKLVVFANMVEDNPFMAGAVHGPGEPDSVINVGISGPGVVRAVVESLPDDADLTAVAEAIKATAFKITRAGELIARETARRLGVEMGIVDLSLAPTPAPGDSVAAIIEAIGVKRCGGPGTTTALALLNDAVKKGGAMGTSSIGGLSGAFIPVSEDANMISAVLDGALTLAKLEAMTSVCSVGLDMIAIPGDTPAETIAAIISDACAIGVINNKTSAARLIPAIGKDVGDLVEYGGLFGSAPVMSVGPWAGTKLVRRGGRFPAPLGSLRN; encoded by the coding sequence ATGCGCATCACCCCCGAAGAGGTGCTCGAGACGCTACTCATGGTCACGCAGCAGAATCTCGACATCCGCACCGTCACGCTCGGCCTGTCGCTCGACGGCTGCGCGCATCCTGACACCACCAAGCTCGCTGATAACGTGTACTCGCTTGTCTGCCGACGCGCCGAGCGACTCGTCCCCGTCGCCGAGGCGATCTCGCGCGAGTACGGCATCCCGATCGTAAACCGCCGGATCGCCGTGACGCCGATCTCACAGCTCGCGGCGGCATGCGATGCCGAGGACCTCACGGTCGTCGCGCAGGCGATGGATCGCGCGGCGCGCGAGGTGGGCGTCGATTTCATCGGCGGGTTCTCGGCGTTGGTGCACAAGGGCATCGGCGAAGGCGACCGGCGGGTCATCGACTCGATCCCGTCTGCGCTCTCATCGACCGAGCGTGTGTGTGCGTCTGTCAACGTCGCCTCGACCAGGGCCGGCATCAACATGGATGCGGTCCTGCGCATGGCCGAGGTCATCTTAGAAACCGCGCATGCCACCGCCGATAACGACTCCTTCGGCTGCGGCAAGCTCGTCGTCTTCGCGAACATGGTCGAGGACAACCCCTTCATGGCCGGCGCGGTCCACGGCCCCGGAGAGCCGGATTCGGTGATCAACGTCGGCATCAGCGGCCCCGGAGTGGTGCGCGCGGTCGTCGAGTCGCTGCCTGACGACGCCGACCTGACCGCAGTCGCTGAGGCGATCAAGGCCACCGCCTTCAAGATTACGCGGGCTGGTGAACTCATCGCGCGCGAGACCGCCCGCCGACTCGGCGTCGAGATGGGCATCGTCGACCTGTCGCTCGCTCCCACACCCGCGCCCGGCGACAGCGTCGCTGCGATCATCGAGGCGATCGGCGTGAAGCGCTGCGGCGGCCCGGGCACCACCACTGCGCTGGCGCTCCTGAACGACGCCGTCAAGAAGGGGGGCGCGATGGGCACGTCGAGCATCGGCGGCCTCTCAGGCGCATTCATCCCCGTCTCCGAGGACGCCAACATGATCTCCGCCGTCCTCGATGGCGCGCTGACCCTTGCGAAGCTCGAGGCGATGACGTCCGTTTGCTCCGTGGGCCTCGACATGATCGCGATCCCCGGCGATACACCTGCCGAGACGATCGCAGCGATCATCTCGGACGCCTGCGCGATCGGGGTCATCAACAACAAGACGAGCGCGGCGCGACTGATCCCGGCGATCGGCAAAGACGTCGGTGACCTGGTCGAGTACGGGGGCCTGTTCGGATCCGCGCCGGTGATGTCGGTCGGTCCGTGGGCGGGCACCAAGCTTGTCCGCCGAGGCGGCCGCTTTCCGGCGCCCCTGGGGTCGCTGCGTAACTGA
- a CDS encoding V-type ATP synthase subunit K encodes MDFVWQMSGVEWALLGAVSAAIGGGIGSSIGIAAVSGAATGVVSEDSSKFGRLLPLAAMPGTQGIYGFITALLVFIFIGLFEGDPALTATEGIRVFLSCLPVAFVCLVSGIYQGVTAIGSVGMVARRDEEAGKALIFPALVETYAVFSLILSVLMLTIVTG; translated from the coding sequence ATGGATTTCGTCTGGCAGATGTCGGGAGTGGAGTGGGCGCTGCTCGGGGCCGTCTCGGCTGCAATCGGAGGAGGGATAGGCTCTTCGATAGGCATCGCGGCTGTCAGTGGCGCAGCAACCGGGGTCGTCTCGGAGGACTCGAGTAAGTTCGGGCGACTATTGCCCCTGGCTGCGATGCCAGGAACGCAGGGCATCTACGGCTTCATCACTGCGCTTCTGGTCTTCATCTTCATCGGACTTTTCGAGGGAGACCCTGCGTTGACCGCGACCGAAGGCATCAGGGTCTTCCTGTCGTGCTTGCCCGTTGCGTTCGTCTGTCTGGTCTCAGGCATCTATCAAGGGGTTACCGCGATCGGGTCGGTGGGGATGGTGGCCCGCCGGGACGAGGAGGCCGGCAAGGCCCTGATCTTCCCTGCGCTCGTCGAGACCTACGCAGTGTTCTCGCTCATCCTCAGTGTGCTGATGCTGACCATCGTGACTGGATGA